A region of Gemmatimonadales bacterium DNA encodes the following proteins:
- a CDS encoding DUF2911 domain-containing protein — protein sequence MKRVPFVLVLGSLTAAPLVAQRPASGAFVIRLGSDTTAVERFTRTATRLEGDVVSRAPRTTVRHYVVDFAPNGNVTRAEIVVRLPGAPVTATPLQRILATFTGDSAVVEIRRDTAVQTRRVAVAAGTVPMVGGAASTFASFELLAQRFRAARSDSLPVRAYYLGGANTTMMGVKAINRDSLWMYDGNDVFHVRADHDGLILGAVPLSGTQQFTVTRVATVDIDGLATAFGARDRNGQGLGALSTRDTVRATVAGAALWIDYGRPAKRGRVLFGSTIVPWGEVWRTGANAATQFRTDRDLELGGVRLPAGFYTLWTIPSQSGWKLLINSETGQWGTDHHANRDIFQLDMRSATLPQPVERFTMSIVPDGQGGVLKLQWDATEASIPFTVR from the coding sequence ATGAAACGCGTCCCGTTCGTTCTCGTCCTCGGCAGCCTGACCGCCGCGCCGCTCGTGGCGCAGCGCCCCGCCAGCGGGGCCTTCGTCATCCGCCTGGGCAGCGACACCACGGCGGTCGAGCGCTTCACGCGCACGGCCACCCGGCTCGAAGGCGACGTCGTGTCCCGCGCGCCGCGCACCACGGTGCGCCACTACGTGGTGGACTTCGCGCCGAACGGCAATGTCACCCGCGCGGAGATCGTGGTACGTCTTCCCGGCGCGCCGGTGACGGCGACACCGTTGCAGCGAATCCTGGCGACATTCACGGGCGACTCCGCCGTCGTCGAGATCCGCCGCGACACGGCGGTTCAGACGCGGCGCGTCGCCGTGGCCGCCGGTACCGTGCCGATGGTGGGTGGCGCCGCCTCGACGTTCGCCTCGTTCGAGCTCCTCGCTCAACGTTTCCGCGCGGCGCGGAGCGACAGTCTGCCCGTCCGGGCGTACTACCTGGGAGGAGCTAACACCACCATGATGGGCGTCAAGGCCATCAATCGTGACTCGCTATGGATGTACGACGGGAACGACGTATTCCACGTGCGCGCGGACCACGACGGGCTGATCCTGGGCGCCGTCCCCTTGAGCGGGACGCAGCAGTTCACCGTGACGCGCGTCGCGACGGTGGATATCGATGGTCTCGCCACGGCCTTCGGCGCCCGCGACCGCAACGGCCAGGGCCTCGGCGCGCTGTCCACGCGCGACACTGTTCGCGCGACGGTGGCCGGCGCTGCTTTATGGATCGACTATGGCCGTCCGGCCAAGCGCGGCCGCGTCCTCTTCGGCAGCACCATAGTGCCATGGGGCGAGGTGTGGCGCACCGGCGCCAACGCCGCCACGCAGTTCAGGACCGACCGCGACCTCGAGCTGGGCGGCGTGCGGCTCCCGGCCGGCTTCTACACCTTGTGGACCATCCCGTCGCAGTCAGGGTGGAAGCTCCTCATCAACAGCGAGACGGGGCAGTGGGGAACGGACCATCACGCGAACCGGGACATCTTCCAGCTCGACATGCGTTCCGCGACGCTCCCGCAGCCGGTCGAGCGCTTCACGATGTCCATCGTGCCCGATGGGCAGGGCGGCGTTCTCAAGCTCCAGTGGGACGCGACCGAGGCTTCGATCCCATTCACCGTTCGATAG
- a CDS encoding thiamine pyrophosphate-dependent dehydrogenase E1 component subunit alpha — protein MPSRSAAAPRQTAPDIPAGLAREQLLEMYYYLRLTRSLEERLTNLYRQGKVIGGLFRSLGQEADAVGSAFALDRTKGDFLAPLTRNLGSMLVQGAEPLQIIRQYMAKATSPTRGRELNIHFGDLEKGFIGQISHLGDMVPVMAGVCLSFKMRKEPRVGLVFVGDGATSTGTFHEGINFATVQRLPLVCIMENNGYAYTTPLHKQTAVKRLVDKAAGYGAHADAADGNDLLAVYDVARRAIERARVGGGVTMIELTTYRRKGHAEHDNQSYVPKEELAHWEQNDPVDRYVKQLGENGWATADELAEIDARIDAELTHAVGIAENDPFPEPETSLTEVYANPAAQPPLWYRDGPAPGSRLPSHG, from the coding sequence ATGCCCTCTCGCTCCGCGGCTGCCCCTCGCCAGACGGCCCCTGACATCCCAGCCGGGCTGGCCCGCGAGCAGTTGTTGGAGATGTACTACTACCTCCGTCTCACCCGATCCCTGGAGGAGCGGCTGACCAACCTGTACCGCCAAGGCAAGGTCATCGGCGGCCTCTTCCGCTCCCTCGGCCAGGAGGCCGACGCCGTCGGCAGTGCCTTCGCCCTCGACCGGACCAAGGGCGACTTCCTCGCGCCGCTCACGCGCAACCTGGGCTCGATGCTCGTCCAGGGCGCGGAGCCGCTCCAGATCATCCGCCAATACATGGCCAAGGCCACCAGCCCCACCCGCGGCCGCGAGCTGAACATCCACTTCGGCGATCTCGAGAAGGGCTTCATCGGCCAGATCTCGCATCTGGGCGACATGGTGCCGGTGATGGCGGGGGTCTGTCTCTCGTTCAAGATGCGCAAGGAGCCGCGGGTGGGTCTGGTATTCGTGGGTGACGGCGCGACCAGCACCGGCACGTTTCACGAGGGGATCAACTTCGCCACCGTCCAGCGGCTCCCGCTGGTCTGCATCATGGAGAACAACGGCTACGCCTACACCACGCCGCTGCACAAGCAAACCGCCGTCAAGCGCCTCGTGGACAAGGCGGCGGGCTATGGCGCCCACGCCGACGCGGCCGACGGCAATGACCTTCTGGCCGTGTACGACGTTGCCAGACGCGCGATCGAGCGGGCCCGCGTGGGCGGCGGCGTGACCATGATCGAGCTCACCACTTATCGCCGCAAGGGCCACGCGGAGCACGACAACCAGTCCTACGTGCCAAAGGAAGAGTTGGCGCATTGGGAACAGAATGATCCGGTGGACCGTTACGTGAAGCAGCTGGGCGAGAACGGGTGGGCGACGGCGGACGAGCTGGCGGAGATCGACGCGCGTATAGACGCCGAGCTCACGCACGCCGTAGGGATCGCGGAGAACGACCCGTTCCCGGAGCCAGAAACGTCGCTCACGGAGGTCTACGCGAACCCGGCGGCGCAGCCGCCGCTCTGGTACCGCGACGGTCCGGCTCCCGGCTCCCGGCTCCCGTCCCATGGCTGA
- a CDS encoding alpha-ketoacid dehydrogenase subunit beta has product MAEVTYLEALRGGLREEMLRDERVFILGEDVGKYGGAFKVTEGLHEEFGESRVIDTPISEAAIVGAAAGAAHMGLRPVAEMQFIDFISCAYDMLTNYVATARYRAGLPTPMVVRGPCGGYVRGGPFHSQMPEAAFFHTPGLKIVCPATARDAKGLIKAAIRDDDPVLYFEHKFLYRRIKETLPEDGDLLTPIGKARVAHEGKDLSIITYSAMVWKSLEAAEILEKEDGVSVEVLDLRTLLPMDDAAIIETVKKTNKVMIVHEDTRTGGVAGEIAARINENAFEWLDGPVLRVTAADVPLPYAPTLEDYVLPQTADIVNVARKLAAY; this is encoded by the coding sequence ATGGCTGAAGTCACCTACCTCGAGGCCCTCCGCGGCGGCCTGCGCGAGGAGATGCTGCGCGACGAGCGCGTCTTCATCCTCGGCGAGGACGTCGGGAAATACGGCGGCGCGTTCAAGGTCACGGAAGGCCTGCACGAGGAGTTCGGTGAGTCGCGGGTCATCGACACCCCGATCTCGGAGGCGGCGATCGTCGGCGCGGCGGCCGGCGCGGCCCACATGGGCCTGCGGCCCGTGGCGGAGATGCAGTTCATCGACTTCATCTCGTGCGCCTACGACATGCTGACCAACTACGTCGCGACCGCGCGGTACCGCGCCGGCCTGCCCACGCCGATGGTGGTGCGCGGGCCGTGCGGGGGCTACGTGCGCGGCGGCCCGTTCCATTCGCAGATGCCCGAGGCCGCGTTCTTCCATACGCCGGGGCTCAAGATCGTCTGCCCGGCCACGGCGCGCGACGCGAAAGGGCTGATCAAGGCCGCCATCCGCGACGACGACCCGGTGCTCTACTTCGAGCACAAGTTCCTGTACCGGCGCATCAAGGAAACCCTGCCGGAGGACGGCGACCTCCTGACGCCGATCGGCAAGGCGCGCGTGGCGCACGAGGGGAAGGACCTCTCCATCATCACCTACTCGGCGATGGTCTGGAAGTCGCTGGAGGCGGCGGAGATCCTGGAAAAGGAGGACGGGGTGAGCGTCGAGGTGCTCGACCTGCGGACCCTGCTGCCGATGGACGACGCGGCCATCATCGAGACGGTGAAGAAGACCAACAAGGTGATGATCGTGCACGAGGACACGCGCACCGGCGGCGTCGCCGGGGAGATCGCGGCGCGGATCAACGAGAACGCGTTCGAGTGGCTGGACGGTCCGGTCCTGCGCGTCACGGCGGCCGACGTGCCGCTGCCCTACGCGCCGACTCTC
- a CDS encoding HAD-IC family P-type ATPase codes for MAGLVAIVTLIGSLPLLASRSTAGADLLARALGPSTRVARDAMPWLFALPARSLQIGLLVLSLPVVFWAGRPLFAAAWRSVRRRRADESTLIGVAAAVAMLASSAVALAPGLLARSGIAADASFEVVTSLIALSLGRRLLEARLLARIAGIAAAAPPAAVPSPELAERVGGLVAPMALALAVAAFVLWLDLAPGPSGGLGLVAFVSVLVAASPATLYLATPTAVRVGAGHGARRGVLVKGGDALEAAAGLDVVVLDKTGTVTEGRPAVIEVLTSWRTDDHTSGRAPLDEESVLRYAAAVERFADHPLAAAIVREAGSRELTPPDAEAFEARPGRGASAVVNGRHVAVGSAAFLIELGVDVGPFTDAVDTLAAKARTPVLVALDGVPVGLLGLADRIKPSAVGAVRQLKKMGLHVVLVTADVRKAAIAVGGEVGVDDVESGMPPTGKVEVIRKLQRSGRRVAMIGDAAQDEAALAAAQVGIAVGADAEVSDLAADVALTSGDLRLAVTALELARRTMRTVRQNLFWAFAYHVVGLPVAAGLLYPLFGVVLSPLMASAAMVLSSVAVLANSVRLNRFTPTFAT; via the coding sequence GTGGCTGGGCTCGTCGCCATCGTGACGCTGATCGGCTCCTTGCCGCTGCTGGCCTCCCGCTCGACCGCCGGGGCCGATCTGCTGGCGCGGGCCCTCGGGCCCTCGACCCGCGTGGCGCGGGACGCGATGCCGTGGCTCTTCGCGCTGCCCGCAAGGTCGCTCCAGATCGGCCTTCTCGTCCTCTCGCTACCCGTGGTGTTCTGGGCCGGCCGTCCGCTCTTCGCCGCCGCGTGGCGGAGCGTGCGGCGCCGAAGGGCGGACGAGAGCACGCTGATCGGTGTGGCGGCTGCCGTGGCGATGCTCGCCTCAAGCGCCGTGGCGCTCGCGCCGGGACTTCTAGCCCGTTCGGGCATCGCCGCCGACGCCTCCTTCGAAGTGGTGACCTCCCTGATCGCGCTGTCGCTCGGGCGGCGCCTGCTGGAAGCGCGCTTGCTGGCGCGCATCGCCGGAATAGCCGCCGCGGCGCCGCCGGCGGCCGTGCCGAGTCCGGAGCTCGCCGAGCGAGTCGGCGGCCTGGTCGCGCCGATGGCGCTCGCTCTCGCCGTCGCCGCCTTCGTGCTTTGGCTCGACCTCGCGCCCGGGCCATCCGGCGGCCTCGGTCTCGTGGCGTTCGTCTCGGTACTCGTGGCCGCGAGCCCGGCGACGCTCTACCTCGCCACGCCTACCGCCGTCCGCGTGGGCGCGGGCCACGGCGCGCGGCGCGGCGTGCTGGTGAAGGGCGGTGACGCGCTCGAGGCCGCGGCGGGTCTGGACGTCGTCGTGCTGGACAAGACCGGCACGGTGACCGAGGGGAGGCCGGCCGTCATCGAGGTGCTAACGAGCTGGAGGACGGACGACCACACTAGCGGCCGGGCGCCGCTGGACGAGGAGTCGGTCCTGCGCTACGCGGCCGCCGTCGAGCGTTTCGCCGACCACCCGCTCGCCGCGGCGATAGTGCGGGAAGCGGGTTCGCGAGAGCTGACGCCCCCCGACGCCGAAGCGTTCGAGGCCCGCCCCGGGCGTGGCGCGAGCGCCGTGGTGAATGGACGCCACGTTGCGGTGGGGAGCGCGGCGTTCCTCATCGAGTTGGGCGTTGACGTCGGGCCCTTCACCGACGCGGTGGATACGCTGGCCGCGAAGGCGCGGACGCCGGTCCTCGTGGCCCTGGACGGGGTGCCCGTCGGCCTGCTCGGTCTGGCCGACCGGATCAAGCCGTCCGCCGTCGGGGCGGTGCGGCAGCTTAAGAAGATGGGGCTGCACGTCGTCCTGGTGACGGCGGACGTGCGCAAGGCTGCGATCGCGGTGGGGGGGGAGGTCGGCGTGGACGATGTCGAGTCGGGGATGCCGCCGACCGGAAAGGTGGAGGTGATCCGCAAGCTCCAGCGGTCCGGCCGCCGGGTCGCGATGATCGGTGACGCAGCCCAGGACGAAGCCGCCCTGGCCGCCGCCCAAGTGGGCATCGCCGTCGGGGCCGATGCAGAGGTCTCCGATCTCGCTGCGGACGTTGCGCTGACCAGCGGCGATCTCCGGCTCGCGGTCACCGCTCTCGAGCTAGCCCGCCGCACCATGCGCACGGTCCGTCAGAACCTTTTCTGGGCATTCGCGTACCATGTCGTGGGCCTGCCGGTAGCGGCGGGCCTCCTGTACCCGCTGTTCGGCGTCGTGCTGTCGCCTCTCATGGCGAGCGCGGCGATGGTGTTATCGTCCGTGGCCGTGCTCGCGAACAGCGTGCGGCTGAACCGCTTCACCCCGACCTTTGCCACCTGA